The Caulifigura coniformis genome includes a region encoding these proteins:
- the ygfZ gene encoding CAF17-like 4Fe-4S cluster assembly/insertion protein YgfZ, giving the protein MSSELSLNRPSAFLPAAGWIAWPGRSQVRLTGADRAKFLHNFCTNDIKKLQPGQGCEAFLTSIKGRILGHIFVFAGSDDLVIDTVPGEDVKIRDHLDRFLITEDVQIEVITERSRCVYLFGRDWPALLQAGLGLDLAPLGPFGHVTAKSRPVTVRRFDVTAAQGFELVIPHEAVESVVSAFEFPDPERPRPVQVSATDFEAWRIDAGFPMYGVDLSDEHLAQEAARTQKAISFTKGCYLGQEPIARIDALGHVNRESRLVAFENSAGLKAPVKVVLASTQADVGTLSSVGRVDGSATVAIGMLRTTATLGSAIRAVGEAGEFMGEVVTPALADGARAET; this is encoded by the coding sequence ATGTCGTCTGAACTGTCCCTGAACCGCCCATCCGCATTCCTGCCCGCCGCAGGCTGGATCGCGTGGCCTGGGCGATCCCAGGTCCGCCTCACCGGGGCGGATCGCGCGAAGTTTCTCCATAACTTCTGCACGAACGACATCAAGAAGCTGCAACCCGGCCAGGGCTGCGAAGCGTTCCTGACAAGCATCAAGGGACGAATCCTGGGCCACATCTTCGTCTTCGCTGGAAGCGATGACCTCGTGATCGACACGGTCCCGGGCGAAGACGTGAAGATCCGCGATCATCTTGATCGCTTTCTCATCACGGAAGATGTCCAGATCGAGGTCATCACCGAACGGTCACGCTGTGTGTATCTGTTCGGTCGCGACTGGCCGGCACTACTGCAGGCCGGGCTGGGGCTCGACCTCGCCCCCCTCGGTCCGTTCGGACATGTCACCGCGAAGTCCCGGCCGGTCACGGTGCGACGTTTCGACGTCACGGCCGCCCAGGGTTTTGAACTTGTGATCCCGCATGAAGCCGTCGAATCGGTCGTGAGTGCGTTCGAGTTCCCCGATCCCGAACGGCCCCGGCCGGTCCAGGTGTCGGCCACCGATTTCGAGGCCTGGCGGATCGATGCGGGCTTCCCGATGTACGGAGTCGACCTGAGCGACGAGCATCTCGCCCAGGAAGCCGCCCGAACCCAGAAGGCGATCAGCTTCACCAAGGGCTGCTACCTCGGGCAGGAGCCGATTGCCCGCATTGACGCCCTCGGGCACGTCAACCGCGAGTCGAGGCTCGTCGCGTTCGAGAACTCGGCCGGGCTGAAAGCGCCCGTGAAAGTCGTTCTTGCCTCAACGCAGGCAGACGTCGGCACGCTCTCGTCCGTGGGGCGCGTCGACGGCAGTGCGACGGTCGCGATCGGAATGCTCAGAACAACGGCGACTCTGGGCTCTGCTATTCGTGCCGTCGGAGAAGCCGGGGAGTTCATGGGGGAAGTCGTTACGCCGGCTTTGGCTGACGGGGCCCGAGCGGAGACGTAA
- a CDS encoding BMC domain-containing protein: MNEAIGLIETKGLIAHVEATDAMLKAANVSIVKAIQIGNALITVVIKGDVGSVRAAVDAGAAAASKVGELVGSHVIPRPAQGLMEKFV; encoded by the coding sequence ATGAACGAAGCCATCGGACTGATTGAAACCAAGGGCCTGATCGCTCACGTCGAAGCGACCGACGCGATGCTCAAGGCCGCGAACGTCTCGATCGTGAAGGCGATTCAGATTGGCAACGCCCTCATCACCGTCGTGATCAAGGGAGACGTCGGCTCCGTCCGCGCCGCCGTCGATGCCGGTGCCGCGGCCGCCTCGAAGGTTGGCGAACTCGTCGGCAGCCACGTCATCCCGCGTCCGGCTCAGGGCCTGATGGAAAAGTTCGTCTGA
- a CDS encoding BMC domain-containing protein, whose product MAERQALGMVECKGLIALIEASDAMLKAANVQMVGWEKIGSGLVTAFVTGDVAAVKAAVDAGASAASKLGEVVSVQVIPRPHEELGSILPKSKS is encoded by the coding sequence ATGGCCGAACGACAAGCCCTCGGCATGGTGGAATGCAAAGGGCTGATCGCCCTGATCGAAGCGTCCGATGCCATGCTCAAGGCGGCCAACGTGCAGATGGTCGGCTGGGAAAAGATCGGCAGCGGACTCGTGACGGCGTTCGTCACGGGGGACGTCGCCGCGGTGAAGGCGGCCGTTGACGCCGGTGCGAGCGCGGCCAGCAAGCTGGGCGAAGTCGTCAGCGTGCAGGTCATCCCGCGCCCGCACGAAGAACTCGGCTCGATCCTGCCGAAGTCCAAAAGCTAA